Proteins encoded by one window of Halorubrum ruber:
- a CDS encoding tRNA (guanine(26)-N(2))-dimethyltransferase produces MDIEEGGLTVSVPEARDGASEGTGGGVFFNPTQELNRDVTVATLRAYRDREPRAASYLDAMAASGVRGVRAAAEGYDVTCADVDDEAVELAAANLDANGLDGEAVHRDVNALLYDEGPFDVVDLDPYGTPIPFADAAFANGRNLVCVTATDTAPLCGAHLNSGIRKYGAVPRNTDYHPEMGLRTLISALVRTAARYDKAATPILSHVSRHYARTYLELESGARAADDCLDGVGHVDGCEDCLWREATPGHIADPVDACPECGSDRVLTAGPIWLGPVADADFARAVRREVTDDMGEAKRARKLLGTVARELDTPTHYDQHRLYKEWGEPAIGMDEFVERLRGAGHEASRAHYRGTAVKSTASIPEMREAVLGGDGD; encoded by the coding sequence ATGGATATCGAAGAGGGCGGACTCACCGTCTCCGTCCCGGAGGCCCGCGACGGCGCCAGCGAGGGCACCGGCGGCGGCGTCTTCTTCAACCCGACCCAGGAGCTGAACCGCGACGTGACGGTCGCGACGCTGCGCGCCTACCGCGACCGCGAGCCGCGCGCGGCCTCCTACCTCGACGCGATGGCCGCCTCGGGGGTCCGGGGCGTCCGCGCCGCGGCCGAGGGGTACGACGTGACCTGCGCCGACGTCGACGACGAGGCGGTCGAGCTTGCGGCCGCCAACCTCGACGCCAACGGCCTCGACGGCGAGGCGGTCCACCGCGACGTCAACGCCCTCCTGTACGACGAGGGCCCGTTCGACGTGGTCGATCTGGACCCCTACGGCACGCCGATCCCCTTCGCGGACGCGGCGTTCGCGAACGGCCGCAACTTAGTCTGCGTCACCGCGACCGACACCGCGCCGCTGTGCGGCGCCCACCTCAACAGCGGGATCCGGAAGTACGGCGCGGTGCCGCGCAACACCGACTACCACCCGGAGATGGGGCTCCGAACGCTGATCTCTGCCTTGGTCCGGACCGCCGCGCGCTACGACAAGGCGGCGACGCCGATCCTCTCGCACGTCTCCCGCCACTACGCGCGCACCTACCTCGAACTGGAGTCGGGCGCCCGCGCGGCCGACGACTGCCTCGACGGCGTGGGGCACGTGGACGGCTGCGAGGACTGCCTCTGGCGCGAGGCGACGCCGGGCCACATCGCCGACCCCGTCGACGCCTGTCCCGAGTGCGGGAGCGACCGCGTCCTCACGGCGGGCCCGATCTGGCTCGGGCCGGTCGCCGACGCCGACTTCGCGCGCGCCGTCCGCCGCGAGGTGACGGACGACATGGGCGAGGCGAAGCGCGCGCGCAAGCTGCTCGGCACCGTCGCGCGCGAGCTCGACACCCCTACGCACTACGACCAGCACCGGCTGTACAAGGAGTGGGGCGAGCCCGCGATCGGCATGGACGAGTTCGTCGAGCGCCTCCGCGGCGCCGGCCACGAGGCGAGCCGCGCACACTACCGCGGCACGGCGGTGAAGAGTACGGCGTCGATCCCCGAGATGCGCGAGGCGGTCCTCGGCGGCGACGGGGACTGA
- a CDS encoding YihY/virulence factor BrkB family protein encodes MSRHSRTAFGTARRVVDVAVDRQVTFLAAAIAYYAFVSLVPALLLLVVVATAVFGETIAGELVAGAGDLLTPAGEEAVTAAISSAGGRTGASLLGVAVLLWSTLKVFRGLDTAFAELYGVKEPPDLLKQLTDAGSVILAVGVGIAVMVVVGAFVAAADAIPAVEAASILVLPGFLAVVFLPMYYLLPEPDIAFREALPGAAVAALGWTLLQAGFQVYAASAGQFQVYGVIGGILLLVTWLYLAAVVVVTGGVVNVVLAGRDGVVPASGAGLGGGAAPTDHAADRQLQQDRDRPTGMNGESDPDGDDGERPRGAPDVAALEAEVRELRSQLDEFEDDVERRTVDKPEVESELKRYVRSRMRRGHARGWGPYLVLLYGTVLTLAALTSLQGIYAVGAIVVLGLSTLGLYTIFVVVGIGLNLIETPGKALDYARRRGDD; translated from the coding sequence GTGTCCAGACACTCGCGCACCGCGTTCGGCACGGCTCGGCGCGTCGTCGACGTCGCGGTCGACCGGCAGGTGACGTTCCTCGCAGCCGCCATCGCCTACTACGCGTTCGTCTCGCTCGTCCCCGCGCTGCTGCTGCTCGTCGTCGTCGCCACCGCCGTCTTCGGGGAGACGATCGCCGGCGAGCTGGTGGCTGGGGCGGGCGACCTCCTCACCCCGGCGGGCGAGGAGGCGGTGACTGCGGCGATCTCATCCGCCGGCGGTCGGACCGGCGCGAGCCTGCTCGGCGTCGCGGTGCTGCTCTGGTCGACGCTGAAGGTGTTCCGCGGACTCGACACGGCGTTCGCCGAGCTGTACGGCGTCAAGGAGCCGCCGGACCTGCTGAAACAGCTCACCGACGCCGGTTCGGTTATCCTCGCCGTGGGCGTCGGGATCGCCGTGATGGTCGTCGTCGGGGCGTTCGTCGCGGCCGCGGACGCGATCCCGGCGGTGGAGGCCGCGAGCATCCTCGTCTTACCGGGGTTCCTCGCGGTCGTCTTCCTCCCGATGTACTACCTGCTCCCCGAGCCCGACATCGCGTTCCGCGAGGCGTTACCCGGCGCGGCCGTCGCCGCCCTCGGGTGGACGCTGCTTCAGGCCGGATTTCAGGTGTACGCGGCGAGCGCCGGCCAGTTTCAGGTGTACGGCGTCATCGGCGGAATCCTCCTGCTCGTCACGTGGCTCTACCTCGCGGCGGTCGTCGTCGTGACCGGAGGCGTCGTCAACGTGGTGCTGGCCGGCCGCGACGGGGTCGTCCCCGCGAGCGGCGCCGGTCTCGGCGGCGGGGCGGCGCCGACCGACCACGCCGCGGACCGGCAGTTACAACAGGACCGCGACCGACCCACGGGTATGAACGGCGAGTCGGATCCCGATGGGGACGACGGCGAACGGCCGCGCGGCGCGCCGGACGTCGCCGCCCTCGAAGCGGAGGTCCGGGAGCTGCGGTCGCAGCTCGACGAGTTCGAGGACGACGTGGAACGCCGCACGGTCGACAAACCGGAGGTCGAGTCGGAGCTGAAGCGGTACGTGCGCTCGCGGATGCGGCGCGGCCACGCCCGCGGCTGGGGACCGTACCTCGTGTTGCTGTACGGCACCGTGCTGACGCTCGCGGCGCTGACCTCGCTTCAGGGGATCTACGCGGTCGGCGCCATCGTCGTCCTCGGACTGTCGACGCTCGGCCTCTACACGATATTCGTCGTCGTCGGCATCGGCCTCAACCTGATCGAGACGCCCGGCAAGGCGCTCGACTACGCCCGGCGCCGCGGCGATGACTGA
- a CDS encoding aldo/keto reductase, whose amino-acid sequence MEYTTLGNTGTTVSKICLGCMSFGDPDWREWVLDEEEGKELVERAIDLGVNFFDTANMYSDGESERVLGEALDGYDRDEFVVATKGYFQMDESNPNSGGLSRKAIEQELQNSLDRLGTDMIDLYQIHRWDYDTPIEETLAALDDAVRRGDVRYIGASSMWAHQFAESLHASEREGYERFATMQNHYNLAYREEEREMLPLCEKENVGVMPWSPLARGYLTRPHEDVDATLRGQTEDHLYAHPYREGGGPTVNERVEELAAERGVKMAQIALAWLFHKESVDTPIVGTTSVEHLEDAVEALDVDLSDSDLEWLEEPYEPVRVSGHE is encoded by the coding sequence ATGGAGTACACGACACTCGGGAACACCGGCACCACCGTCTCGAAGATCTGTCTCGGCTGCATGAGCTTCGGCGACCCCGACTGGCGCGAGTGGGTCCTCGACGAAGAGGAAGGCAAGGAGCTCGTCGAGCGCGCGATCGACCTCGGGGTGAACTTCTTCGACACCGCCAACATGTACTCGGACGGCGAGAGCGAGCGCGTCCTCGGCGAGGCGCTCGACGGGTACGACCGCGACGAGTTCGTCGTCGCGACGAAGGGGTACTTCCAGATGGACGAGTCGAATCCGAACTCCGGCGGGCTCTCGCGGAAGGCGATCGAACAGGAGCTTCAGAACTCGCTCGACCGCCTGGGCACCGACATGATCGACCTGTATCAGATCCATCGGTGGGACTACGACACCCCGATCGAGGAGACGCTGGCCGCGCTCGACGACGCGGTGCGGCGCGGCGACGTGCGGTATATCGGCGCCTCCTCGATGTGGGCCCACCAGTTCGCGGAGTCGCTCCACGCGAGCGAGCGCGAGGGGTACGAGCGGTTCGCGACGATGCAGAACCACTACAACCTCGCGTACCGCGAGGAGGAGCGCGAGATGCTCCCGCTGTGTGAGAAGGAAAACGTCGGCGTGATGCCGTGGAGCCCGCTCGCGCGCGGCTACCTGACGCGCCCGCACGAGGACGTGGACGCGACGCTCCGGGGGCAGACCGAGGACCACCTCTACGCGCACCCCTACCGCGAGGGCGGCGGTCCGACCGTCAACGAGCGCGTCGAGGAGCTCGCCGCCGAGAGGGGCGTGAAGATGGCCCAGATCGCGTTGGCGTGGCTGTTCCACAAGGAGTCGGTCGACACGCCGATCGTCGGCACGACGAGCGTCGAACACCTCGAAGACGCGGTCGAAGCGCTCGACGTCGACCTCTCGGACTCCGATCTGGAGTGGCTGGAGGAGCCGTACGAGCCGGTCCGCGTCTCCGGCCACGAGTAG
- a CDS encoding APC family permease, protein MGNHDLDRSLGLYPTMMISMGAMIGSGIFVLPALGYKKAGPAVVLAYVLAALVVLPAALSKAEMATAMPESGGTYLYIDRALGPLFGTIAGIGAWFSLVFKSSFALVGLGAYLLLFAPLSQGAVVYVALALGALVVALNISGTKMSGQIQAVIVTVVVAGLLAYVVNAGVVVDTARYTPFATNGNGGIVTAAAFVFVSYAGVTKIASVAEEVKDPGTNLPRAMLGSMAVMTVLYIGVVGAIVGLSDPEVLKTGGPGGTASLTPMADGAGALFGGVGVALISVIAVVALTSMANAGVLSSSRFPLAMSRDDLLPPTLRTIDERFKTPRNAVLLTGVVLLLLIAFVPVIELAKLASAFQILVFSFENMALVAFRVADMPAYDPEFTAPGYPYVQVFGFVAGLALLTQMGTFPILGALGIIVGSALVYFAYGRPRTDRTGALGAIVRARRGEEDDGVAPTKQD, encoded by the coding sequence ATGGGCAACCACGACCTCGATCGGAGTCTCGGGCTGTACCCGACGATGATGATCAGTATGGGTGCGATGATCGGGAGCGGGATCTTCGTCCTGCCGGCGTTGGGATACAAGAAGGCCGGGCCGGCGGTGGTCCTCGCGTACGTGTTAGCCGCGCTCGTCGTCTTACCGGCCGCGCTGTCGAAAGCCGAGATGGCGACGGCGATGCCCGAGTCCGGGGGGACGTACCTCTACATCGACCGGGCGCTCGGCCCGCTGTTCGGGACGATCGCCGGGATCGGGGCGTGGTTCTCGCTCGTGTTCAAAAGCTCGTTCGCGCTCGTCGGGCTCGGGGCGTACCTGCTGCTCTTCGCGCCGCTCTCGCAGGGCGCGGTGGTGTACGTCGCGCTGGCGCTCGGCGCCTTGGTCGTGGCCCTGAACATCTCCGGAACGAAGATGAGCGGACAGATCCAGGCGGTCATCGTCACGGTCGTCGTCGCCGGCCTGCTCGCCTACGTCGTCAACGCGGGCGTCGTCGTCGACACCGCCCGCTACACACCCTTCGCGACGAACGGGAACGGTGGGATCGTCACGGCCGCCGCCTTCGTCTTCGTCTCGTACGCGGGGGTGACCAAGATCGCGAGCGTCGCGGAGGAAGTGAAAGACCCCGGGACGAACCTCCCTCGCGCGATGTTGGGATCGATGGCCGTCATGACGGTCCTGTACATCGGGGTAGTCGGCGCGATCGTGGGACTGAGCGATCCGGAGGTGCTGAAAACGGGCGGTCCGGGCGGGACGGCGTCGCTCACGCCGATGGCAGACGGAGCGGGGGCGTTGTTCGGCGGCGTCGGGGTGGCGCTCATCTCCGTGATCGCCGTCGTCGCCCTGACGAGCATGGCGAACGCCGGCGTCCTCTCCTCGTCGCGGTTCCCCCTCGCGATGAGCCGGGACGACCTCCTGCCGCCGACGCTGCGGACGATCGACGAGCGGTTCAAGACGCCGCGGAACGCCGTCCTGCTCACCGGCGTCGTGTTGCTGCTGCTCATCGCGTTCGTGCCAGTGATCGAGCTCGCGAAGCTGGCGAGCGCGTTCCAGATCCTCGTCTTCTCGTTCGAGAACATGGCGCTCGTCGCCTTCCGCGTCGCGGACATGCCCGCCTACGATCCCGAGTTCACCGCGCCGGGCTACCCGTACGTTCAGGTGTTCGGGTTCGTCGCCGGGCTGGCCCTGCTGACGCAGATGGGGACGTTTCCGATCCTCGGCGCGTTGGGGATCATCGTCGGCAGTGCGCTCGTCTACTTCGCGTACGGCCGGCCGCGGACGGACCGAACCGGAGCGCTCGGAGCGATCGTCCGCGCTCGCCGCGGGGAGGAGGACGACGGCGTCGCGCCGACGAAGCAGG
- a CDS encoding phosphatase PAP2 family protein, translated as MTGLVAAERGLGEFVVVDALPEFVVVAFAAVTHLADPWFLFALLAVGYWFATEGVAGSPRRAGATAIAAVTCAYAATALGKAWFAVPRPPGAMPPADVPTWLPALLSGWYEAQVLSDGFGFPSGHATGGAAAYLAVALLYDRFWTDRGRYLAAGAVAVAIAASRVIIEVHYLVDVLAGLAVGAGTVAVALRLAGDPRVRRSTDPAAAAGPTAALNPAPAFLLAAVVSAGALAVAVAGGHTGEVVEAGIGIATGAGGAVGWRLVEGDEPAVPVRVAVPALAVTGGLWVGAYSLAGTLPVTLVATTAAVVAVVALPALPERIGAMSGARN; from the coding sequence GTGACCGGACTCGTCGCCGCCGAGCGCGGGCTGGGCGAGTTCGTCGTCGTCGACGCGCTCCCGGAGTTCGTCGTCGTCGCCTTCGCGGCCGTCACCCACCTCGCGGACCCGTGGTTCCTCTTCGCGCTGCTCGCGGTCGGCTACTGGTTCGCGACCGAGGGGGTCGCGGGGTCGCCCCGCCGCGCCGGCGCGACCGCCATCGCGGCCGTCACCTGCGCGTACGCCGCGACGGCGCTCGGGAAGGCGTGGTTCGCGGTCCCCCGACCGCCCGGCGCGATGCCCCCCGCTGACGTCCCGACGTGGCTCCCCGCGCTCCTGTCCGGCTGGTACGAGGCGCAGGTGCTCTCCGACGGGTTCGGCTTCCCGAGCGGCCACGCCACCGGCGGCGCGGCCGCGTACCTCGCCGTGGCCCTGCTTTACGACCGGTTCTGGACGGACCGAGGCCGCTACCTCGCGGCCGGGGCGGTCGCCGTCGCCATCGCGGCCTCGCGGGTGATCATCGAGGTCCACTACCTCGTCGACGTGCTCGCGGGGTTAGCCGTCGGCGCGGGGACGGTCGCCGTCGCGCTGCGGCTCGCCGGCGACCCGCGTGTCCGGCGCTCGACGGACCCGGCAGCGGCGGCCGGCCCGACCGCCGCGCTGAACCCCGCCCCGGCGTTCCTGCTCGCGGCCGTCGTCTCGGCCGGCGCGCTGGCCGTCGCCGTCGCGGGCGGGCACACCGGCGAGGTGGTCGAGGCGGGAATCGGGATCGCCACCGGCGCCGGCGGCGCGGTCGGCTGGCGGCTCGTCGAGGGGGACGAGCCCGCGGTCCCGGTCCGCGTCGCGGTCCCCGCGCTCGCGGTCACCGGCGGGCTCTGGGTCGGCGCGTACTCGCTCGCGGGAACGCTTCCGGTGACGCTCGTCGCCACGACCGCCGCCGTGGTCGCCGTGGTCGCGCTGCCCGCGCTGCCGGAGCGGATCGGGGCGATGAGCGGCGCCCGGAACTGA